A genomic window from Clostridia bacterium includes:
- a CDS encoding ACT domain-containing protein, translating into MKLEKLPHRFTVCKLGDLSNFDPKTDFYFLGKTDEEISLVCKTENTPEKTVAREDGWRAFRIVGTLDFSLVGILSELSAILAKNKIGIFAVSTYNTDYVLVKAENFEKAENALSLAGYEFL; encoded by the coding sequence ATGAAATTGGAAAAATTACCGCATCGTTTTACCGTCTGCAAGCTCGGGGATCTTTCGAACTTCGATCCGAAAACAGACTTTTATTTCCTCGGAAAAACGGACGAGGAGATCTCGCTCGTCTGCAAAACGGAAAACACGCCTGAAAAAACCGTCGCGCGAGAAGACGGCTGGCGCGCGTTTCGCATCGTCGGAACGCTCGATTTTTCTTTGGTCGGGATCCTTTCGGAACTATCCGCAATCCTTGCGAAAAACAAAATCGGGATTTTCGCCGTTTCCACCTATAACACCGATTACGTCCTCGTAAAAGCGGAAAACTTCGAAAAAGCCGAAAACGCCCTGTCTCTCGCGGGATACGAATTTCTTTAA
- a CDS encoding helix-turn-helix domain-containing protein, with amino-acid sequence MDTKEVILNLRTQKGLSQEELAEKVFVTRQAVSRWETGETVPNTETLRLLSDFFGVSINTLLGSPRKLFCQCCGMPLDDSILSKEKDGAFNEDFCKWCYADGEYTYNDMDDLINACVPHMTAQGFPEEQARAYLKTSLPNLNYWKNRTKKN; translated from the coding sequence ATGGACACGAAAGAAGTTATATTGAATCTTCGGACGCAAAAAGGACTATCGCAGGAAGAGCTTGCCGAAAAGGTCTTCGTTACGAGGCAAGCCGTTTCGAGGTGGGAGACGGGCGAAACCGTCCCGAACACGGAAACCTTGCGGCTTTTGTCGGATTTCTTCGGCGTTTCGATCAATACCCTGCTCGGATCGCCGCGCAAACTTTTCTGCCAATGCTGCGGGATGCCGCTCGACGATTCCATCCTCTCAAAAGAAAAAGACGGCGCGTTTAACGAAGATTTCTGCAAATGGTGCTATGCGGACGGCGAATACACCTACAACGATATGGACGATCTGATCAACGCCTGCGTTCCGCATATGACCGCGCAAGGATTTCCCGAAGAGCAAGCGCGCGCTTACCTGAAAACCAGCCTGCCGAACTTGAATTATTGGAAAAACCGCACAAAGAAAAACTAA
- the mtnN gene encoding 5'-methylthioadenosine/S-adenosylhomocysteine nucleosidase, translated as MKVGFVVAMEKEYEPFLSSLGELKETVVLCGIEFCTYFSGDNCVILAKCGIGEIAASSAVSLLIGAFGCDYILNFGLVGALTSSLSEKAIVAVDSVVHYDSDITAFGHPLGAAADMSSPFLLSDRKLLSVLSDKLPAVRLASGDKFIADNARRNQIFTDFSADICDMEGAGIALTCVRSGVPFTMIKVVSDSADDGAESTYMKNKLGGLEFALDVVLGAIYEVYNV; from the coding sequence ATGAAAGTCGGATTTGTCGTTGCAATGGAAAAAGAATATGAGCCTTTTCTTTCTTCTCTCGGAGAGTTAAAAGAAACCGTCGTTCTTTGCGGAATTGAATTTTGTACCTATTTTTCGGGCGATAATTGCGTAATTCTCGCAAAATGCGGGATCGGTGAGATCGCGGCATCATCCGCCGTTTCTCTTTTGATCGGTGCGTTCGGCTGCGATTATATCTTAAACTTCGGGCTTGTGGGTGCGCTGACGTCTTCGCTTTCCGAGAAAGCCATCGTCGCGGTCGATTCCGTCGTTCACTATGATTCCGATATTACCGCATTCGGTCATCCGCTCGGCGCAGCCGCCGATATGTCTTCTCCGTTTCTTTTGAGCGATCGCAAATTGCTTTCCGTGTTGTCCGATAAATTACCCGCCGTTCGCCTCGCAAGCGGTGATAAATTTATTGCGGATAATGCAAGAAGAAATCAAATATTCACTGATTTTTCCGCAGATATTTGCGATATGGAAGGCGCTGGTATTGCTTTGACTTGCGTTCGCTCCGGCGTTCCTTTTACGATGATCAAGGTTGTTTCGGACTCTGCCGACGACGGCGCTGAATCGACGTATATGAAGAATAAACTCGGCGGCTTGGAATTCGCGTTGGACGTCGTTCTTGGTGCGATTTACGAAGTTTATAACGTTTAA